One Papaver somniferum cultivar HN1 unplaced genomic scaffold, ASM357369v1 unplaced-scaffold_35, whole genome shotgun sequence DNA window includes the following coding sequences:
- the LOC113342233 gene encoding uncharacterized protein LOC113342233 isoform X1: MGSACCVAIKERSAPNGTSSDHRSGGYSPSWSFRWDNRRRVAGEVGSIHSQYSRGHSGNVGLEIKGRMDVSRDDISDGGSPLESLQSPAWQKSPAHGGAAGDLATPASEISLRSSFSTEVKDITETPTVADPSSSKLAFSVPSTPLFTVPKSESSCTSRHPPTSSSTPSRRARRSPGHQLLREVPDSRIWGLKSPNNSLSEGRQSFVLSTCSNDLTLGSHGGSSDGWSMRTFSELVASSQRERWSFDSESLGSSRGKLTRSDSQPLSSPSIDLRACGVCSKLLAERSSWGSTELSVVAVLICGHAFHAECLESMTSQNDRYDPPCPICIGGGKYVAKISGKTSREVDLKLRFNRISRNRVMDSDVEGDSVVSNQRRREGKAPKLTGPFLRRHFSLGMKSTRSLEISESSSSRRKGFWARYRK, translated from the exons ATGGGATCGGCATGTTGTGTTGCTATTAAAGAAAGGAGTGCACCAAACGGAACGAGCAGTGATCACAGGAGTGGTGGGTATTCCCCATCATGGAGTTTTCGCTGGGATAATAGAAGACGCGTGGCTGGTGAAGTAGGGAGTATTCACAGTCAGTATTCTCGTGGACACAGTGGCAATGTTGGCTTGGAGATTAAGGGCCGAATGGATGTAAGTAGAGATGATATATCAGATGGAGGAAGTCCTTTGGAAAGTTTACAATCTCCAGCATGGCAAAAGTCTCCAGCTCACGGAGGAGCTGCTGGGGATTTGGCTACTCCTGCTTCAG AGATATCCTTGAGAAGCAGTTTCTCTACTGAG GTGAAGGATATAACTGAAACACCGACAGTTGCAGATCCATCATCTTCGAAGCTTGCCTTCTCTGTACCTTCAACCCCCCTTTTCACAGTTCCTAAATCAGAAAGTTCATGCACTTCCAGGCATCCACCTACTTCAAGCTCAACCCCGTCAAGGAGAGCCCGACGTTCTCCTGGACACCAGCTCTTGAGAGAAGTCCCTGATAGCCGAATATGGGGATTAAAGTCACCAAACAACTCACTATCTGAGGGAAGACAGTCCTTTGTCCTTTCTACCTGTAGCAATGACTTGACATTAGGCTCCCATGGTGGGTCTTCGGATGGTTGGTCAATGCGTACCTTTTCTGAGCTTGTGGCGTCTTCTCAAAGAGAGAGGTGGTCTTTTGACAGCGAGTCCTTAGGCTCTAGCCGTGGTAAACTAACAAGGTCGGATAGCCAGCCTTTATCTTCTCCCTCCATTGATCTTCGTGCATGCGGGGTTTGTTCCAAACTTTTGGCAGAAAGATCATCATGGGGCAGTACTGAACTCTCTGTGGTGGCTGTCCTGATATGCGGGCATGCTTTCCATGCCGAGTGCTTAGAGAGCATGACATCACAGAATGACAGGTATGATCCACCTTGCCCGATATGCATTGGTGGTGGGAAGTATGTGGCGAAGATTTCTGGAAAAACATCAAGAGAAGTAGACTTGAAGTTAAGATTTAACAGGATATCCAGAAACCGTGTAATGGATAGTGATGTTGAGGGGGATTCGGTGGTGTCTAACCAACGGAGAAGAGAAGGAAAAGCCCCCAAATTGACTGGACCTTTTTTAAGGAGACACTTCTCGCTTGGTATGAAGTCGACTAGGTCTCTCGAAATTAGTGAATCATCTTCTTCAAGAAGAAAGGGATTCTGGGCAAGATACCGAAAGTAG
- the LOC113342233 gene encoding uncharacterized protein LOC113342233 isoform X2 produces the protein MDVSRDDISDGGSPLESLQSPAWQKSPAHGGAAGDLATPASEISLRSSFSTEVKDITETPTVADPSSSKLAFSVPSTPLFTVPKSESSCTSRHPPTSSSTPSRRARRSPGHQLLREVPDSRIWGLKSPNNSLSEGRQSFVLSTCSNDLTLGSHGGSSDGWSMRTFSELVASSQRERWSFDSESLGSSRGKLTRSDSQPLSSPSIDLRACGVCSKLLAERSSWGSTELSVVAVLICGHAFHAECLESMTSQNDRYDPPCPICIGGGKYVAKISGKTSREVDLKLRFNRISRNRVMDSDVEGDSVVSNQRRREGKAPKLTGPFLRRHFSLGMKSTRSLEISESSSSRRKGFWARYRK, from the exons ATGGATGTAAGTAGAGATGATATATCAGATGGAGGAAGTCCTTTGGAAAGTTTACAATCTCCAGCATGGCAAAAGTCTCCAGCTCACGGAGGAGCTGCTGGGGATTTGGCTACTCCTGCTTCAG AGATATCCTTGAGAAGCAGTTTCTCTACTGAG GTGAAGGATATAACTGAAACACCGACAGTTGCAGATCCATCATCTTCGAAGCTTGCCTTCTCTGTACCTTCAACCCCCCTTTTCACAGTTCCTAAATCAGAAAGTTCATGCACTTCCAGGCATCCACCTACTTCAAGCTCAACCCCGTCAAGGAGAGCCCGACGTTCTCCTGGACACCAGCTCTTGAGAGAAGTCCCTGATAGCCGAATATGGGGATTAAAGTCACCAAACAACTCACTATCTGAGGGAAGACAGTCCTTTGTCCTTTCTACCTGTAGCAATGACTTGACATTAGGCTCCCATGGTGGGTCTTCGGATGGTTGGTCAATGCGTACCTTTTCTGAGCTTGTGGCGTCTTCTCAAAGAGAGAGGTGGTCTTTTGACAGCGAGTCCTTAGGCTCTAGCCGTGGTAAACTAACAAGGTCGGATAGCCAGCCTTTATCTTCTCCCTCCATTGATCTTCGTGCATGCGGGGTTTGTTCCAAACTTTTGGCAGAAAGATCATCATGGGGCAGTACTGAACTCTCTGTGGTGGCTGTCCTGATATGCGGGCATGCTTTCCATGCCGAGTGCTTAGAGAGCATGACATCACAGAATGACAGGTATGATCCACCTTGCCCGATATGCATTGGTGGTGGGAAGTATGTGGCGAAGATTTCTGGAAAAACATCAAGAGAAGTAGACTTGAAGTTAAGATTTAACAGGATATCCAGAAACCGTGTAATGGATAGTGATGTTGAGGGGGATTCGGTGGTGTCTAACCAACGGAGAAGAGAAGGAAAAGCCCCCAAATTGACTGGACCTTTTTTAAGGAGACACTTCTCGCTTGGTATGAAGTCGACTAGGTCTCTCGAAATTAGTGAATCATCTTCTTCAAGAAGAAAGGGATTCTGGGCAAGATACCGAAAGTAG